The following is a genomic window from Hymenobacter monticola.
CTTTAAGGTGCAGCAGCTTTTCGTAGAAGTGGTTGAGCGTGGGCGCGGTGTTTTTTTGGTAGCTCGCGAAGCTCTCGTGCGCGACGGGCGGCACGGCGGGGTCGTGCAGCGGGCGGCCCTTGTGGCCCCCGTAGGCAAAAGCCCGGCCAATGCCCACGGCCCCGATGGCATCGAGCCGGTCGGCGTCCTGCACCAGCGCGGCCTCCAGCGACGAAACCGGCGTGTCCACGCCCAGCCCTTTGAATGACACCTCCCGAATGATGGTTTCGACCCGGGTAATCACGTCCTCGGGCGCGTGCTGGCTGAGCAGCCAGGCCCGGGCGGCCCGGGGGCCGGCCTCGTAGTCACCGCCATGGAATTTCCAATCGGCAATATCGT
Proteins encoded in this region:
- a CDS encoding HD domain-containing protein, yielding MDLITATAAFIEQKFADEGSGHDWAHIRRVWLMARRLAAHSPEANPEITELGALLHDIADWKFHGGDYEAGPRAARAWLLSQHAPEDVITRVETIIREVSFKGLGVDTPVSSLEAALVQDADRLDAIGAVGIGRAFAYGGHKGRPLHDPAVPPVAHESFASYQKNTAPTLNHFYEKLLHLKDRLQTPAARAVAEERHAYMEGFVARFLAEWEGEA